One genomic region from Balaenoptera acutorostrata chromosome 1, mBalAcu1.1, whole genome shotgun sequence encodes:
- the LOC103019429 gene encoding proteasome activator complex subunit 3-like: protein MASPLKLEQDVQGKVDSFRARIAQEAEDLVSTFFPQKLSELDSWVQELRLQDLSIIRSVPAPETPVAPDTAGDGPNRDRLPLQTQSSIKVLALPGGEGQLLRSNQHLVELIQHVKPEIELLREKCSTVRMWVQLLLPKAEDGNNFGVSIQEDTADQLWTVESTAASYLRRFSTYYNTQAKLVSKTVKYPQVEDYRRTVAEVNEKEYQSVRQILLHVRNQYATLHDVTLKNIEKIETPRSTNADNLYRGPFSTPLSFRSWLSCSGSWKAGS, encoded by the coding sequence ATGGCTTCCCCGCTGAAGCTGGAGCAGGACGTGCAGGGGAAAGTAGATTCATTTCGGGCCCGCATCGCCCAGGAGGCCGAGGATCTGGTGTCCACCTTCTTCCCTCAGAAGCTGTCAGAGCTGGATAGTTGGGTTCAGGAGCTCCGCCTGCAAGACCTATCCATAATACGTTCGGTGCCAGCCCCAGAGACCCCCGTCGCCCCAGACACTGCGGGGGATGGGCCCAACCGGGATCGGCTGCCTCTGCAGACCCAGTCCTCCATCAAAGTACTAGCACTGCCAGGCGGCGAGGGGCAGCTTCTGCGAAGCAACCAGCATCTGGTGGAGCTGATTCAGCACGTAAAACCCGAGATCGAGCTGCTGAGAGAGAAATGCAGCACCGTGCGGATGTGGGTGCAGCTGCTCCTCCCAAAGGCGGAGGACGGCAACAACTTCGGAGTGTCTATCCAGGAAGACACCGCGGACCAGCTGTGGACCGTGGAGAGCACAGCAGCCTCCTATCTACGCCGCTTCTCCACCTATTACAACACCCAGGCCAAGTTGGTATCCAAGACAGTGAAATACCCCCAGGTGGAAGATTATCGCCGCACTGTAGCCGAGGTCAACGAAAAGGAGTACCAGAGTGTGCGCCAGATCCTGCTCCATGTACGGAACCAGTATGCCACCTTGCATGATGTAACCCTCAAAAACATTGAGAAGATCGAGACCCCTCGGAGCACCAACGCCGACAACCTATACCGAGGACCTTTCTCCACCCCACTTTCCTTCAGGAGTTGGCTGAGCTGTTCAGGCAGCTGGAAGGCTGGTTCTTGA